Proteins encoded by one window of Canis aureus isolate CA01 chromosome 13, VMU_Caureus_v.1.0, whole genome shotgun sequence:
- the GARIN6 gene encoding Golgi-associated RAB2 interactor protein 6, whose amino-acid sequence MNSQSKLPHYTAQSSPAMGMFNTSMGKLQQHLYKREYTILKYAPMFESDFIQVGKKGEVTDNVHNRARMVTVGIIRTSPHLTLPDVMLLARPTAICDDHNRYGPAPQEKGYKPTQILELTRLCPSKFVTISIHNGTKQQLHLKLATGRSFYLQLCPPSDTKDLFVHWENLVYILRPPVEAYSGSHAIPVGDSLDITGFEEEDKSPSANVIHFYGRDQDQVDIRSLHMNPDCLGPPLMCMLGRNEFTMPPTPAAFKSSHTSAVTKPTVSDKRSGMATAAAITDPGGSTGERP is encoded by the exons ATGAACAGTCAGTCTAAGTTACCACATTACACAGCCCAAAGCAGCCCTGCAATGGGTATGTTTAATACCTCCATGGGGAAACTACAGCAACACCTGTACAAGAGGGAGTACACCATACTGAAGTATGCACCAATGTTTGAGAGTGACTTTATACAGGTGGGCAAAAAAGGAGAAGTGACTGACAACGTGCACAACCGTGCCCGAATGGTGACTGTGGGCATCATCCGCACCAGCCCCCACCTCACACTACCTGATGTCATGCTGCTGGCTCGACCAACTGCTATCTGTGATGACCATAACAGATATGGTCCTGCCCCCCAGGAAAAGGGTTACAAGCCTACACAGATCTTAGAGCTAACCAGACTGTGTCCTTCAAAGTTTGTAACAATATCCATCCATAATGGTACAAAACAACAGCTCCACCTGAAGCTTGCCACTGGCCGCTCTTTTTACCTTCAGCTCTGTCCCCCTTCTGATACAAAAGATCTTTTTGTGCATTGGGAAAACCTTGTTTACATTCTGAGACCACCAGTAGAGGCTTACAGTGGTTCCCATGCCATCCCAGTTGGGGACTCACTGGACATAACTGGGTTTGAAGAGGAGGACAAGAGTCCATCG GCAAATGTCATTCATTTCTATGGAAGGGATCAAGATCAAGTTGACATCAGGAGTCTTCACATGAACCCTGATTGTTTGGGGCCACCTCTTATGTGTATGCTGGGGAGGAATGAATTCACCATGCCTCCCACACCTGCTGCATTCAAGAGTTCACATACGTCTGCAGTCACAAAGCCTACAGTATCAGATAAAAGGTCAGGGATGGCGACAGCAGCAGCCATCACAGATCCAGGAGGAAGCACAGGAGAAAGACCATAG